The sequence CGGCCGTTCCTATGAGGCCATCATCCGCATCAATTCGCAGTCCGGAAAGGGTGGCATCGCCTACATCCTCGATCGCGAGCACGGCCTGGACCTGCCGAAGACCATGCACCCGCAGGTCGGCAAGTATGTCTACGACCTGGCCGACCAACTGGGCCGCGAGCTGACGCCGGACGAGATCCGCGACGCCTTCTACCTGCGCTTCACCAACCTGACCTCGCCGCTGGTGCTGGTGGACTACGAGCTGGTCCACCACATCGAGTCCCGCGGCCAGGTGGAATGCAGCGCCGTGGTGCGCCTGGACGGGGATGAAAAGCAGATCAAGGGCGTCGGCAACGGCCCGATCAACGCCTTCGTCCACGCGCTGGAAAGCATCGGCCTGAAGGACTTCAAGGTGACCGACTACCGCTCCCACGCCGTGCGCGGTGGGTCGGACGCGAACGCCGCCGCCTACGTCCAGGTGCAGCATGACGATGGCCGCATCGTCTGGGGCTGCGGTGTCGATCCCTCCATCGAGATGGCCGGCTTGAAGGCACTGGTCAGCTCCTGGAACCTGCTCCGCTGAACAGCGGAAGAGATTCCAGAAACCGGTTGCGCGGAGTCATTTCCGCGCGACCATGTTTCCAAGAGCCGGACGAACTGGTCTTATCAAAACACGAATCCGCAACTCAGGTTTGTCGGAGGAGTGAAGATCAGAGGAATCGCCCGGCTCTCCTTTTGTACGATAGTCACCGTAGCCACGATCTCCACTGCTCCGCTGAACAGCCTAATAGTTCGCGGAAAGCCGTTGCGGAATCCGGTTTCCGGTCGACTTTTTTTCCAAGAGTCGGACGAACTGGTCTATCAAAACACGAATCCCACAGGCTTACAGGGGAGGAGTGGAGATCAAGAAAATCGCCCGGCTCTCCTTTTGTACCGAGGTCGCCCGCGGCGCGAAAAACCGGTTGAGATTCCGGCAACCGGAGCGACTGTCAGTCAGAGCCGGACGATTGGATCGGGTTGGCATTCAGAGTTCATCAGGAGCTCTCCCCGATTTGGATGATGTCGCCCGGCTCACTTTTTGTACGACAGCCGCAGTCGTTCTTCCGCTGGTCCGCCGAACACTCTAATTGTTCCGCAAAAGCAGTTGCGCGAACCGGAATCCGGGCGACCGTGCTTCCAAGAGTCGGACGAAATCGGTCTCATCAAAAACACGAAATCTCGATGATAAGAGAGGAGTGGAGATCAGATAATCGCCCGGCTCTGCTTTTGTACGGGGATCACGATTCCCACACGCCCTGCGCCACCAGTTGCTTGGTGGCGGCCTCCGACCAACCGCGGTTGGCGGCGGGCGAGGCTGGCGAGGGATGCAGCACGCGGCCAATCTGGAACGTGCCACCCGCCTGCGTGGACGCGCGGCGCAGGCGTTCCTCGGCAAAGGCTCCCACGCCGATCAGCCACTCGGGCTTGAGGATGGCGATGACCTCCGCGAGGTGATCCAGGCAGGCCGTTTCCACGGACTCCATTTCGGCGGACGACAGCTTGTCCGGTGTGAGGTTGGCACCGGTGGCGCTCATCCACACCAGCGGGCAGTAGTTCGCCACGAAGTGCTCCTTGAAGAAGCTCTCCGCCTTCCCAAAGCGCTCCGCGAACAGCCCCCACAGGCGGCGTCCGCTGACTTCCGACTTCGGGCACGCGAAGCCCTCCACCGGACGCTTCGGATGCTCCGGCACCGGCTTGCCGACCGGGGTCTGAATGCCCATCCAATCGCGAACCGCCGCGATCTCGCCGAAGGGCACGCCGGTCTGGGCCATGCCAAAGGGCCCCGGGTTCATGCCGAGGAACAGCACGCGCTTCTTCCCCTTCCCGTATTTCGTCAGGTAGGCCTCGTGCGGCTCACGGGCGTACTCCAGCGGGTTGTAAACGTGGGACACCGGAGCGGAGAACGACGCCCCATGCAGGGCGGCGGCCAAACGGCGGGAAGACTCGATCAGTGCGGACACGCCCGGACTCAACCGGGCCACGGCGCTCAACGCAATCCCCAAGCCCCGGCACGACGGCCCTTCGCCTCCCGCTCCATGGCGCGGAGTTGATCCTTCCGCCGGGCCATCGGCGTGCCGTCCGGCATCTCCGCGCCTTTCGTGAAGACCCGGCAGAAACCACGCTCCACCAGCAGCTCGTCCAACCAGCGGGACTTGCCGCCGTCCTCCACCTCGATGAAGGCGTGGTAGCGCTGGTCATTGAACGGGCTGTCCCAGACCGTGTAGATCGTGAACGGACGCTTCGCCAACAGCGGCAGGGTGAACTCCTTCGCCCGGCGACCGATCTCGACCG comes from Luteolibacter sp. LG18 and encodes:
- a CDS encoding uracil-DNA glycosylase family protein, whose product is MSALIESSRRLAAALHGASFSAPVSHVYNPLEYAREPHEAYLTKYGKGKKRVLFLGMNPGPFGMAQTGVPFGEIAAVRDWMGIQTPVGKPVPEHPKRPVEGFACPKSEVSGRRLWGLFAERFGKAESFFKEHFVANYCPLVWMSATGANLTPDKLSSAEMESVETACLDHLAEVIAILKPEWLIGVGAFAEERLRRASTQAGGTFQIGRVLHPSPASPAANRGWSEAATKQLVAQGVWES